The following coding sequences lie in one Bacillus rossius redtenbacheri isolate Brsri chromosome 13, Brsri_v3, whole genome shotgun sequence genomic window:
- the LOC134538099 gene encoding large subunit GTPase 1 homolog: MGRKSKSTANNLGRALIRDRFGGAGKVRRSRDGDSLLHTSEIADGYDWGRLNLQSVTEESSFKEFLSTAELAETEFQAEKLNITFVNPKSSIGLLSREEREKVKQSQDRNAQLLGIPRRPRWDAGTTAEELQAAEREEFLQWRRRLALLQEGEGLLLTPYEKNLEFWRQLWRVVERSDVVAQIVDARNPLMFRCPDLEQYVKEVSPDKMNMILVNKADFLTVQQREAWARYFAGEGVPVAFFSALLAGEEPGIDDEVSAGSGDRDDGSSDGDGREVEPEGAIAAGCDTVPATGDSTAPEAAGDEHEQCREPTVGSTDPGEPTAAADEASAAEDTDEKLTAEIRDQAKLLTRSELIALFRTLHSGPKVMPGVTTVGLVGYPNVGKSSTINSLMMHKKVSVSATPGKTKHFQTLYLEKDVLLCDCPGLVMPSFVLTKADMVVSGILPVDQMRDHVPPVTLVASLVPRHVLEARYGLMLPAPPEGEDPARPPTAEELLNAHAFNRGFMTQNGLPDNPRSARYVLKDFVSGKLLYCHAPPGCNQASYHAFPDAVPSGGARQISSTAARMTKPVKVSSADLDKVFFRKTVPGVHQRGVPPQPGTAQPPDQDDDGGASASGSSANPQQRPKPWRNHQYKRNKREKLRKVYSHLDQ, from the exons ATGGGCCGTAAGAGCAAGTCTACTGCAAATAATCTTGGTAGAGCTTTAATACGGGATAGATTTGGCGGCGCTGGGAAAGTTAGAAGATCTCGCGATGGCGATTCCTTG CTTCACACTTCAGAGATTGCTGATGGCTACGATTGGGGGAGACTTAACCTCCAATCAGTAACTGAGGAAAGTTCCTTCAAGGAATTTCTTTCAACGGCAGAATTGGCAGAGACAGAATTTCAG GCAGAGAAGCTGAACATCACGTTTGTGAACCCCAAAAGCAGCATCGGCTTGCTGTCGCGGGAGGAGCGCGAGAAGGTGAAGCAATCGCAGGACCGCAATGCGCAGCTGCTCGGGATCCCGAGACG GCCCCGCTGGGACGCGGGCACGACCGCCGAGGAGCTCCAGGCCGCGGAGCGCGAGGAGTTCCTGCAGTGGCGTCGCCGCCTGGCGCTCCTGCAGGAGGGGGAGGGCCTGCTGCTCACGCCCTACGAGAAGAACCTCGAGTTCTGGCGCCAGCTGTGGCGAGTCGTGGAGCGCAG CGACGTGGTGGCGCAGATAGTGGACGCCAGGAACCCCCTGATGTTCCGCTGCCCGGACCTGGAGCAGTACGTGAAGGAGGTGAGCCCCGACAAGATGAACATGATCCTCGTGAACAAGGCGGACTTCCTGACCGTGCAGCAGCGCGAGGCCTGGGCGCGGTACTTCGCGGGCGAGGGCGTGCCCGTGGCCTTCTTCTCCGCGCTCCTGGCCGGCGAGGAGCCGGGCATCGATGACGAGGTCTCGGCGGGAAGTGGAGACCGAGACGATGGCAGCAGTGATGGTGACGGACGGGAGGTCGAACCAGAAGGAGCAATCGCCGCGGGTTGCGACACCGTGCCGGCGACGGGCGACAGCACGGCTCCTGAAGCTGCCGGCGATGAACACGAGCAGTGCCGAGAACCTACCGTCGGCAGTACGGACCCGGGGGAGCCCACGGCCGCCGCAGACGAAGCAAGTGCTGCGGAGGACACGGACGAGAAGCTCACCGCCGAGATCCGGGACCAGGCCAAGCTGCTGACGCGCAGCGAGCTGATAGCTCTGTTCCGAACGCTGCACTCGGGCCCCAAGGTGATGCCCGGGGTGACCACCGTGGGGCTGGTGGGGTACCCCAATGTCGGCAAGAGCTCCACCATCAACTCCTTGATGATGCACAAGAAAGTGTCCGTCTCTGCCACACCGGGGAAGACCAAGCACTTTCAG ACGCTGTACCTGGAGAAGGACGTGCTGCTGTGCGACTGCCCCGGCCTGGTGATGCCCAGCTTCGTGCTCACCAAGGCAGACATGGTGGTGAGCGGCATCCTGCCCGTAGACCAGATGCGCGACCACGTGCCGCCCGTCACGCTGGTGGCCAGCCTGGTGCCCCGCCACGTGCTGGAGGCGCGCTACGGCCTCATGCTGCCCGCGCCGCCCGAGGGAGAGGACCCCGCGCGCCCGCCCACGGCCGAGGAGCTGCTCAACGCGCACGCCT TCAACAGGGGCTTCATGACACAGAACGGCCTGCCGGACAACCCGCGCTCGGCGCGCTACGTCCTCAAGGACTTCGTGAGCGGGAAGCTGCTGTACTGCCACGCCCCGCCGGGCTGCAACCAGGCCTCGTACCACGCCTTCCCTGACGCCGTGCCATCGGGCGGCGCACGGCAGATCAGCTCCACCGCCGCGCGCATGACCAAG CCCGTGAAGGTGTCGTCTGCAGACCTCGACAAGGTGTTCTTCAGGAAGACCGTGCCCGGGGTCCACCAGAGGGGCGTCCCCCCGCAGCCCGGGACAGCTCAGCCGCCGGACCAGGACGA CGACGGAGGAGCCTCTGCGTCCGGCTCGTCTGCCAACCCACAGCAGCGACCCAAGCCCTGGAGGAACCACCAGTACAAGCGCAACAAGCGCGAGAAGCTCAGGAAAGTGTACAGCCACCTGGACCAGTAG